The Corynebacterium simulans genome contains a region encoding:
- a CDS encoding type I polyketide synthase, giving the protein MSTTPRTETTTIIQPHSTGKRLVNRLDAEPFALSFSGQGYAWLPNLQASIAAGAGTRLAGHLKQAEKILEPLADDLAAAFPHGFAPLEWAAPANSPRINLADSAISTPGIVTAQVGVLEALSAQGLDVSQAVAAIGHSQGTLSTFVATGRAEAGEVIVLAQLIGAAITRTARTHGLVRNAEGSPMVAVSGATQEQIEKAGGRIGLRNGRDKFIIVGTPAEVAAVQGRLEAAASKDAKLVESKQRGGAPFAPRFSQLDIQAAYHHPAMEEAVAQVIVWGKTAGLDPVLVEEGARAVLTDIVDWPARVTEAIEAGARWIFECGPDGGVEPLTRDIVAGRGIGTLVVCGSQGQSQLFDAGQAPALPMSWERFRPTLRAGRLFTKFTEATGYSPVMLPGMTPSTVDPEIVAAAANAGHWAELAGGGQTTNALLARNLEKLEELLEPGVNAQFNAMYLSASQWRRQIAGERALPKARANGAPINGVVVSAGIPPLDEAVELVESLHADNFPWVAFKPGTIKQIDQVLRIAEQAPGLIIMQVEGGHAGGHHSWEDLDELLAATYGRIREHDNVVLAVGGGIGTPARGVQYLLGTWAHKQGLPDAPVDAIMVGTAAMATKESTASESVKRALVAAQPTVQNDGWAGVGAAAQDFGGSVTSGLSQLGADIHEIDNSFARAGRLLDEVAGDAEAVAARRDEIIEAIGKTCKPYFGDLDSMTYAQWLERYLELSYMGQWVDESWFQRFVAMVERTEARLNPADHGEIELQVTAERENPEQAVKQLRELLGSAALDQLVHPGDAAWFLQLLNQKGKPANFVPVIDAEVRRLWRQDSLWQAHDERYDADQVCIIPGTTAVGGIERADEPVAELLARFEQAATDELTQAGVQDKPEHSDFDTILKAPMVNWAGREQLNPLRLVLSTGQFLAESIESKDNGSRFQKLAEGEYWLSVPLKGAIAGAQLRLRITPPQIPGASPLITEADAAESMRELARVAAGGTLPEVTGGTAIWSGELSAADSADYENVTAGYAPADALSADVAEGAHVAPDVLVGKAWPAVFAVIANAVTEDGTNVVEGLLNLVHLEHNLELKSALPREAKLRITATAGEVRDTPVGRVVDVAVDIETATDGASVAGADTAGTPVARLFERFAIQGRRGEQELGAADSVAGEASTTAEKPRSFRHEMTVTAPQSMHPFAVVTGDRNPIHVADLAAQLAGLKDGVIVHGMWTSALAQLAAAFDGAAVREWSATMQAPVLPGAQVTFVVERVGLDTRPGFGEVRAVTASVDGVPVLEARATVADKLTFYGFPGQGIQSQGMGMDAFAASSSARSVWERADKHTRSKLGFSILEIVRNNPQSVTVRGEEFTHPDGALFLTQFTQVAMATLGCAQIAEMQEAGVLDSGAYFAGHSVGEYNALAAYAQVLSLEAVVEIVYARGLTMHRLVERDAEGNSNYGLAALRPNKIGVSAKDVFPYVAEISAQTGEFLEIVNYNIAGVQYAVAGTRAGLNALRADAERRAPGARAFIQIPGIDVPFHSSHLLGGVPAFREHLDSLIPADIDLDILVGHYVPNLVARPFELTEEFVQAIDSVVDSEPVKAILSDFAGALENPVQLGRTLLIELLAWQFASPVRWIETQDLLLSEPGTIGGAGTPGLGVGRFVEVGVGSSPTLANMLGQTLRLPQYAGHGIEVLNIERDRDVVFAEDAIARPEPEQTAAAQSGAEGGAVESDATAASLVPETSAAAETTTLVAPVPAPAAGGETPADKPLSAQFATEMLVAVWTKVRLDQMGPADTIELLVEGVSSRRNQLLLDLGVEFGLGAIDGAADAALSELKETVAGMAKGYKAFGPVLGEQVADALRRLTGPAGKKPGYVAERVTGAWGLGEGWADRVIAELVLGTREGASLRGGDLATLGTGAANAKELDALIDAAVTAAGQREGISIAMPSAGGAAGGGVVDSAALDAYTAEMTDTLAETARTLLSKLGVAAPATEFSEVDENAALAELVSRELGSDWAKQVAPSFDADKAVLLDDRWASAREDLARVAAGELNAADVDVLGAGEAVARLAEHFGLPDHAQEARVDAASLTMSNDVAVVTGGSPNSIAAAIIGELLNEGATVVATTSRLNHDRVEFYKELYRTHAAGSAALWVVPANLSSFKDLDALVEWIGNEQTATVGGKSKLVKPALVPTLLFPFAAPRVQGTLADAGAQAESQMRLLLWSVEKLIAGLSQLGADTHVGQRLHVVLPGSPNRGRFGGDGAYGEAKAALDALVTRWKAEPVWGERTSLVHAHIGWVRGTGLMGGNDPMVELVEAKGVETYSTEEMAIKLVDGGANSDVREQAAQGPVTLDFTGGLGEADLNLPELAREATQRAEQTSASNGGVIRAPKTVQALPNPLSPLQWTTPDFSGVTQSFDDMVVIVGAGELGPLGSSRTRFEVELSGELSAAGVLELAWTTGLIKWDAQSAQWIVLETGEAIAEEDVYEQFHDQVMANIGVRRYHDDFGPHMPMVDNLAPELTTIYLEKPLTFTVDDEATAKSFVEEVEGATAHFDGEEWQVTRPAGSPVRVPRRVAMSRFVGGQVPTGFDPAVYGIPADMIDNLDRVALWNIVCTVDAFLSAGFSPAELLASVHPARVSSTQGTGMGGMASLRSLYVDKLLAQSRPNDILQEALPNVVAAHVMQSYVGGYGQMVHPVAACATAAVSVEEAMDKLRLHKADFVVAGGIDDLSIEGITGFGDMAATADSAEMEAKGIDHKYFSRANDRRRGGFIESEGGGTLLLARGSFAAEQGLPVLGVVAFAESFADGAHTSIPAPGLGALSAARGGVDSRLAQALRAHGVTPDEVSIISKHDTSTNANDPNESDLHERIAAAMGRNSGNPMYVISQKTLTGHAKGGAAAFQMVGLTQVLREGILPPNRSLDCVDPVLAKHEHLVWLRHQLDLRGNQAKAPKAGLVTSLGFGHVSALVAVVHPGAFLVALAAARGSDAATRWEARAQARERAGLRRIESAMRGGAALYERPVDRNLGGTGDAVKEREARVLLDDSARLQGGVLSLGKG; this is encoded by the coding sequence GTGAGTACCACCCCGCGTACCGAAACTACGACCATTATCCAGCCGCATTCCACAGGAAAACGCTTGGTCAACCGCCTAGACGCCGAACCTTTCGCGCTGTCATTTTCGGGCCAGGGCTATGCCTGGCTTCCCAATCTGCAGGCATCCATCGCCGCAGGCGCAGGCACCCGCCTTGCCGGGCACCTGAAGCAGGCGGAAAAGATCCTCGAGCCACTCGCAGACGATCTCGCCGCCGCCTTCCCGCACGGCTTTGCCCCGCTCGAGTGGGCAGCACCAGCGAACTCGCCGCGCATTAACCTGGCGGATTCTGCTATCTCTACCCCGGGCATCGTCACCGCCCAGGTTGGTGTGCTCGAAGCGCTTTCTGCCCAGGGGCTCGACGTCTCGCAGGCGGTCGCGGCCATTGGTCATTCCCAGGGCACCTTGAGCACGTTTGTTGCCACCGGCCGCGCCGAAGCCGGCGAGGTCATCGTTTTGGCGCAGCTCATCGGTGCCGCTATCACGCGTACAGCCCGCACTCATGGTTTGGTCCGCAACGCTGAGGGTTCTCCTATGGTGGCAGTCTCCGGTGCCACTCAAGAGCAGATTGAAAAGGCTGGCGGTCGTATCGGCCTGCGCAATGGCCGCGACAAGTTCATCATCGTCGGTACCCCGGCGGAGGTAGCCGCAGTTCAAGGCCGCCTCGAAGCGGCGGCCTCCAAGGACGCTAAGCTCGTCGAATCCAAGCAGCGCGGCGGCGCCCCGTTCGCACCTCGCTTTAGCCAGCTCGACATCCAGGCTGCCTACCACCACCCGGCAATGGAAGAGGCCGTTGCGCAGGTCATCGTGTGGGGTAAAACCGCAGGTCTTGATCCCGTGCTCGTGGAGGAGGGCGCCCGCGCCGTCCTCACCGACATCGTCGATTGGCCAGCCCGCGTCACCGAGGCCATCGAGGCAGGCGCCCGCTGGATCTTCGAGTGCGGCCCTGATGGTGGCGTCGAGCCGCTGACCCGAGACATCGTCGCAGGACGAGGAATCGGCACCTTGGTGGTGTGCGGTTCGCAAGGGCAGTCGCAGCTTTTCGACGCCGGCCAGGCACCCGCCCTGCCCATGTCCTGGGAGCGCTTCCGTCCGACCTTGCGCGCAGGTCGCCTTTTCACCAAGTTCACCGAGGCAACCGGCTATTCGCCAGTCATGCTGCCCGGCATGACCCCTTCCACCGTCGACCCAGAAATCGTGGCTGCAGCAGCCAACGCTGGTCACTGGGCAGAGCTCGCAGGCGGTGGCCAGACTACCAACGCCTTGCTGGCACGCAACTTGGAGAAGCTAGAGGAACTCCTCGAGCCAGGCGTGAACGCACAGTTCAACGCCATGTATCTCTCCGCATCGCAGTGGCGCCGCCAGATCGCTGGCGAGCGCGCCCTACCCAAGGCACGCGCAAACGGTGCGCCCATCAACGGCGTGGTTGTCTCTGCTGGTATCCCACCGCTCGATGAGGCAGTGGAACTCGTAGAATCTCTGCACGCGGACAACTTCCCGTGGGTCGCATTCAAGCCAGGCACCATCAAGCAGATCGACCAAGTACTGCGCATCGCCGAGCAGGCCCCAGGACTTATCATCATGCAGGTCGAAGGCGGTCACGCCGGTGGCCACCACTCGTGGGAGGACCTCGACGAGCTGCTCGCTGCCACCTATGGTCGCATCCGCGAGCACGACAACGTGGTGCTGGCCGTCGGCGGCGGCATCGGCACCCCAGCCCGCGGCGTTCAGTACCTGCTGGGCACCTGGGCACACAAGCAGGGGCTGCCGGATGCGCCTGTCGACGCCATCATGGTGGGCACCGCCGCCATGGCGACCAAGGAATCCACCGCTTCCGAATCCGTGAAGCGCGCACTCGTGGCCGCGCAGCCGACCGTCCAGAACGACGGCTGGGCCGGCGTGGGCGCTGCAGCCCAGGACTTCGGCGGCTCCGTGACCTCCGGACTGTCCCAGCTGGGCGCGGACATCCACGAGATCGACAACTCCTTCGCACGCGCCGGGCGCCTGCTCGACGAGGTCGCGGGCGACGCTGAGGCCGTGGCCGCACGTCGTGACGAGATCATCGAGGCCATCGGCAAGACCTGCAAGCCTTACTTCGGCGACCTTGACTCTATGACCTACGCGCAGTGGCTCGAGCGCTACCTTGAGCTTTCCTACATGGGGCAGTGGGTCGACGAATCCTGGTTCCAGCGCTTCGTCGCGATGGTGGAGCGCACCGAGGCCCGCCTCAACCCGGCGGACCACGGCGAGATTGAACTTCAGGTCACCGCAGAGCGCGAGAACCCGGAGCAGGCAGTCAAGCAGCTGCGCGAGCTCCTGGGCAGCGCCGCCCTCGACCAGCTCGTCCACCCAGGCGACGCCGCGTGGTTCCTGCAGCTGCTCAACCAGAAGGGCAAGCCCGCCAACTTCGTCCCCGTCATCGACGCGGAGGTCCGCCGTCTGTGGCGCCAGGACTCCCTGTGGCAGGCCCACGACGAGCGCTACGACGCCGACCAAGTTTGCATCATCCCAGGCACCACCGCAGTCGGCGGCATCGAGCGCGCTGACGAGCCGGTGGCTGAGCTGCTTGCCCGCTTCGAGCAGGCCGCAACAGATGAGCTGACCCAGGCCGGTGTACAAGACAAACCAGAGCACTCGGACTTCGACACAATCCTCAAGGCACCAATGGTCAATTGGGCAGGCCGCGAGCAGCTCAACCCGCTTCGCCTCGTGCTTAGCACCGGCCAGTTCCTGGCTGAGTCGATCGAGAGCAAAGACAACGGCTCCCGCTTTCAGAAGCTTGCCGAAGGCGAGTACTGGCTGAGCGTCCCGCTCAAGGGCGCGATTGCAGGCGCGCAGCTGCGCCTGCGCATCACCCCACCGCAGATTCCGGGCGCCTCGCCGCTTATCACCGAGGCCGATGCCGCTGAGTCCATGCGCGAGCTGGCTCGCGTCGCCGCGGGCGGCACCCTGCCGGAGGTAACCGGTGGCACCGCCATCTGGTCCGGCGAGCTCAGCGCCGCGGATTCCGCGGACTATGAAAACGTCACCGCGGGCTATGCACCTGCCGACGCCCTTTCCGCAGACGTTGCCGAGGGCGCACACGTGGCCCCAGACGTCCTCGTGGGCAAGGCCTGGCCAGCCGTGTTCGCGGTCATCGCCAATGCAGTTACCGAAGACGGAACCAACGTCGTTGAAGGCCTGCTCAACCTGGTCCACCTGGAGCACAACCTCGAACTCAAGTCCGCGCTGCCGCGCGAGGCGAAGCTGCGCATCACCGCCACCGCGGGCGAGGTCCGCGACACCCCAGTCGGCCGCGTCGTCGACGTCGCAGTAGATATTGAGACGGCCACCGATGGTGCTTCCGTAGCTGGTGCAGACACCGCAGGTACCCCGGTTGCGCGCCTCTTCGAGCGCTTCGCCATCCAAGGCCGTCGCGGCGAGCAGGAACTCGGCGCAGCGGACTCCGTCGCAGGTGAAGCGTCCACCACTGCGGAAAAGCCGCGCAGCTTCCGCCACGAAATGACCGTGACCGCCCCGCAGTCGATGCACCCATTCGCCGTGGTCACGGGCGACCGCAACCCCATCCACGTTGCCGATCTCGCCGCCCAGCTGGCTGGCCTGAAGGATGGCGTCATCGTCCACGGCATGTGGACCTCCGCGCTGGCGCAGCTGGCTGCAGCTTTCGACGGCGCCGCAGTCCGTGAGTGGAGCGCCACCATGCAGGCGCCTGTCCTGCCCGGCGCGCAGGTCACCTTCGTGGTCGAGCGCGTGGGCCTGGACACCCGCCCAGGCTTCGGCGAGGTCCGAGCCGTCACCGCTTCCGTCGACGGCGTTCCGGTCCTTGAGGCTCGCGCAACTGTCGCTGACAAGCTGACCTTCTACGGCTTCCCCGGCCAGGGCATCCAGTCGCAGGGGATGGGCATGGACGCCTTCGCGGCGTCGTCAAGCGCCCGCTCCGTGTGGGAACGCGCGGACAAGCACACCCGCTCCAAGTTGGGATTTTCCATCCTGGAGATCGTGCGCAACAATCCGCAGTCCGTCACTGTGCGCGGCGAGGAGTTCACGCACCCGGACGGAGCTCTTTTCCTGACCCAGTTCACGCAGGTAGCCATGGCTACCCTGGGCTGCGCGCAGATCGCCGAGATGCAGGAGGCCGGCGTCCTTGACTCCGGCGCCTACTTTGCGGGCCACTCCGTGGGCGAGTACAACGCCCTTGCCGCCTACGCGCAGGTGCTCTCCCTCGAAGCAGTCGTGGAGATCGTCTACGCCCGTGGCCTGACCATGCACCGCCTGGTCGAGCGCGACGCCGAGGGGAACTCCAACTATGGACTGGCGGCGCTGCGTCCGAACAAGATCGGCGTCTCCGCCAAGGACGTGTTCCCGTACGTTGCTGAGATTTCCGCGCAGACCGGCGAGTTCCTGGAGATCGTCAACTACAACATTGCAGGCGTGCAGTACGCCGTCGCCGGTACTCGCGCGGGGCTTAACGCCCTGCGTGCCGACGCCGAGCGCCGCGCGCCGGGGGCGCGTGCCTTCATCCAGATCCCGGGCATCGACGTGCCGTTCCACTCCTCTCATCTGCTGGGCGGCGTGCCTGCCTTCCGCGAGCACCTCGATTCCCTGATTCCGGCGGACATCGACCTGGATATCCTCGTGGGCCACTACGTGCCGAACCTGGTCGCGCGTCCATTTGAGCTCACTGAAGAATTCGTGCAGGCCATTGACTCCGTGGTGGACTCTGAGCCCGTCAAGGCCATCCTGTCTGACTTCGCGGGCGCCCTTGAGAACCCGGTTCAGTTGGGCCGCACCTTGCTCATTGAGCTTTTGGCCTGGCAGTTCGCTTCACCTGTCCGATGGATCGAAACCCAGGATCTCCTGCTTAGCGAGCCGGGCACCATCGGCGGCGCTGGCACCCCGGGCCTGGGCGTGGGGCGCTTTGTCGAGGTGGGCGTGGGTTCCTCGCCAACGCTGGCGAACATGCTGGGCCAGACCCTGCGCCTGCCGCAGTATGCAGGCCACGGCATCGAGGTGCTCAACATCGAGCGCGACCGCGATGTCGTCTTCGCTGAGGATGCCATCGCTCGCCCGGAGCCGGAGCAGACTGCAGCGGCTCAATCTGGTGCCGAGGGTGGTGCTGTCGAATCTGACGCTACCGCAGCAAGCCTGGTCCCTGAGACCTCGGCAGCAGCGGAGACCACGACCCTCGTGGCTCCGGTTCCGGCACCTGCTGCGGGTGGCGAGACCCCAGCGGATAAGCCGTTGAGCGCGCAGTTCGCCACCGAAATGCTCGTGGCGGTGTGGACCAAGGTTCGCCTGGATCAGATGGGTCCTGCCGATACCATCGAACTGCTCGTCGAGGGCGTGTCCTCCCGCCGCAACCAGCTCCTGCTGGATCTGGGGGTGGAGTTCGGCCTGGGCGCTATCGATGGCGCGGCCGATGCTGCGCTGTCGGAACTCAAGGAGACTGTCGCAGGCATGGCCAAGGGCTATAAGGCCTTTGGCCCGGTCCTGGGCGAGCAGGTAGCTGATGCGCTGCGCCGCCTTACTGGACCTGCCGGAAAGAAGCCTGGCTACGTGGCTGAGCGCGTCACCGGCGCCTGGGGCTTGGGCGAAGGCTGGGCAGACCGCGTCATCGCTGAGCTTGTCCTCGGCACTCGCGAGGGCGCGTCCCTACGCGGCGGCGACCTGGCCACGCTCGGCACGGGCGCTGCGAATGCCAAGGAGCTGGATGCGCTTATCGACGCCGCCGTGACCGCCGCCGGACAGCGCGAGGGGATTAGCATCGCGATGCCTTCCGCGGGTGGTGCCGCGGGCGGTGGGGTAGTGGACTCCGCGGCTTTGGATGCCTACACCGCGGAAATGACCGATACCCTTGCAGAGACCGCCCGCACCTTGCTGTCCAAGCTGGGAGTTGCGGCGCCTGCCACCGAGTTCTCGGAAGTAGATGAGAACGCCGCACTGGCGGAGCTAGTCTCCCGTGAGCTGGGCTCCGATTGGGCCAAGCAGGTGGCGCCGTCCTTCGATGCGGATAAAGCAGTGCTTCTTGACGACCGCTGGGCTTCTGCCCGCGAGGATCTTGCGCGTGTTGCCGCGGGCGAGCTCAACGCTGCGGACGTCGATGTTCTGGGCGCTGGCGAAGCCGTGGCGCGGCTGGCGGAGCACTTTGGGCTGCCGGATCACGCGCAGGAAGCGCGTGTGGATGCCGCTAGCTTGACCATGAGCAACGACGTTGCCGTGGTTACTGGTGGCTCCCCGAACTCGATTGCGGCCGCTATCATCGGCGAGCTCCTCAACGAGGGCGCCACTGTGGTGGCAACCACCTCGCGCCTAAACCATGACCGCGTGGAGTTCTACAAGGAGCTCTACCGCACGCACGCCGCTGGTTCCGCCGCGTTGTGGGTGGTCCCTGCGAACTTGAGCTCCTTTAAAGATCTCGACGCCTTGGTGGAGTGGATTGGTAACGAGCAGACAGCCACAGTGGGTGGCAAGTCCAAGCTGGTCAAGCCGGCGCTGGTGCCGACCTTGCTCTTCCCGTTCGCTGCTCCGCGCGTGCAGGGCACGCTGGCCGACGCCGGCGCCCAGGCCGAGTCGCAGATGCGTCTGCTGCTGTGGTCGGTGGAGAAGCTCATCGCGGGCCTGTCTCAGCTGGGCGCGGATACCCACGTGGGCCAGCGCCTGCACGTGGTGCTGCCAGGCAGCCCGAACCGTGGTCGCTTCGGTGGCGACGGCGCCTATGGTGAGGCCAAGGCGGCACTCGACGCCCTGGTTACCCGCTGGAAGGCAGAGCCTGTCTGGGGCGAGCGCACCTCGCTGGTCCACGCCCACATTGGTTGGGTACGTGGCACTGGCCTGATGGGCGGAAACGACCCAATGGTCGAGCTTGTCGAGGCCAAGGGCGTGGAAACCTACTCCACCGAGGAAATGGCTATCAAGCTGGTCGACGGCGGCGCCAACTCCGATGTGCGTGAGCAGGCGGCCCAGGGTCCAGTCACCCTTGACTTCACCGGCGGGCTGGGCGAGGCCGACCTCAACCTGCCTGAACTGGCCCGCGAGGCCACGCAGCGTGCGGAGCAAACAAGCGCATCCAATGGCGGCGTCATCCGGGCCCCGAAGACGGTGCAAGCACTGCCGAACCCGCTGTCCCCGTTGCAGTGGACCACGCCAGACTTCAGCGGCGTGACGCAGTCGTTCGATGACATGGTCGTCATCGTCGGCGCAGGTGAGCTCGGTCCGCTGGGTTCCTCGCGTACCCGCTTCGAGGTCGAGCTCTCCGGCGAGCTTTCCGCTGCCGGCGTGCTTGAGCTGGCCTGGACCACGGGCCTTATCAAGTGGGATGCGCAGTCGGCCCAGTGGATCGTTCTGGAGACCGGCGAAGCCATTGCCGAGGAAGACGTCTACGAACAGTTCCATGACCAAGTGATGGCCAACATCGGCGTGCGCCGCTACCACGATGACTTCGGCCCGCACATGCCGATGGTGGACAACCTCGCACCTGAATTGACCACCATTTACCTGGAGAAGCCGCTGACCTTCACCGTGGACGATGAAGCAACCGCCAAGTCCTTCGTAGAAGAAGTTGAGGGCGCTACGGCGCACTTCGATGGTGAGGAATGGCAGGTTACCCGCCCGGCCGGCTCGCCAGTGCGTGTGCCGCGCCGCGTGGCAATGTCGCGCTTCGTCGGCGGCCAGGTACCCACCGGATTCGACCCGGCGGTCTATGGCATCCCGGCCGACATGATCGACAACCTCGACCGCGTGGCGCTGTGGAACATCGTGTGCACCGTGGATGCATTCCTCTCGGCGGGCTTCAGCCCGGCAGAGCTGCTCGCGAGCGTTCACCCCGCACGCGTGTCCTCGACGCAGGGCACCGGCATGGGCGGCATGGCCTCCCTGCGCTCGCTCTACGTGGATAAGCTGCTGGCGCAGTCGCGCCCGAACGACATCCTGCAGGAAGCCCTGCCGAATGTGGTGGCAGCGCACGTGATGCAGTCCTACGTGGGCGGCTACGGCCAGATGGTCCACCCGGTTGCAGCCTGCGCTACCGCTGCGGTCTCCGTGGAGGAAGCGATGGATAAGCTGCGCCTGCACAAGGCAGACTTCGTGGTCGCTGGTGGTATCGATGACTTGTCCATCGAAGGCATCACAGGCTTCGGAGACATGGCGGCCACCGCGGATTCCGCGGAGATGGAAGCCAAGGGAATCGACCACAAGTACTTCTCCCGCGCAAACGACCGACGCCGTGGCGGCTTCATCGAGTCTGAAGGTGGCGGCACCCTGCTGTTGGCCCGTGGCTCATTCGCCGCGGAGCAGGGACTGCCGGTTCTGGGCGTGGTGGCCTTCGCGGAGTCCTTCGCGGACGGCGCTCACACCTCCATCCCCGCGCCGGGATTGGGCGCGCTGTCTGCTGCCCGTGGCGGCGTGGATTCCCGCTTGGCGCAGGCCCTGCGTGCTCATGGCGTCACGCCGGATGAGGTGTCCATCATCTCCAAGCACGACACCTCGACTAATGCGAATGACCCGAACGAGTCGGATCTACACGAGCGCATTGCTGCCGCGATGGGACGCAATAGCGGCAACCCGATGTACGTGATTTCGCAGAAGACCCTGACTGGCCACGCCAAGGGTGGTGCCGCCGCGTTCCAGATGGTTGGCCTGACGCAGGTCCTGCGTGAGGGCATCCTGCCGCCGAACCGCTCCCTGGATTGCGTGGACCCGGTGCTGGCTAAGCATGAGCACCTGGTTTGGCTACGTCATCAGCTGGACCTGCGCGGAAACCAGGCAAAAGCGCCGAAGGCTGGCCTTGTTACTTCGCTGGGATTCGGCCACGTCTCCGCTCTGGTGGCGGTGGTGCACCCCGGTGCGTTCTTGGTGGCATTGGCTGCGGCGCGCGGTAGCGATGCGGCAACACGGTGGGAAGCGCGAGCTCAGGCACGTGAGCGCGCCGGGCTGCGTCGTATTGAGTCCGCCATGCGCGGTGGGGCAGCGCTCTATGAGCGCCCCGTCGACCGCAACCTGGGCGGGACTGGTGACGCCGTGAAGGAACGAGAAGCCCGTGTCCTCCTTGATGACAGCGCACGCTTGCAGGGTGGTGTGCTTAGCCTCGGGAAAGGATAA
- a CDS encoding substrate-binding domain-containing protein — protein sequence MVGTVALVAALGGCSATGGAPRADEEGGLAGGVDTERIVVSMISHGAPGDTYWDLVRKGAEDAAKKDNIELRYSSDPQAPNQANLVQSAIDSGVDGIAVTMPNAGAIGPVAKKASEAGIPTVGLNAGMDEYQKYGMSAFFGQEEKVAGNKAGERLKSEGAKHTLCVIHEQGNKSQEDRCAGLKKGQGSKVELLYVNGQDLTAAQSTLNAKLAQDKSIDWVMALQAPVALRAVDAIADAGASAKVATFDTNAELVDAIAQGDVAWAVDQQPYMQGYLAVDALWLAHRNGSTVGGGRPVYTGPSFVDENNVDVISESAKEGLR from the coding sequence ATTGTGGGAACTGTGGCTTTGGTAGCCGCACTTGGGGGATGTTCGGCTACAGGCGGTGCCCCGCGTGCTGACGAAGAAGGCGGCCTCGCCGGGGGAGTGGACACCGAGCGCATCGTGGTGTCGATGATCTCCCACGGCGCCCCTGGTGATACCTACTGGGACTTGGTCCGCAAGGGCGCCGAGGACGCTGCCAAGAAGGACAACATCGAGCTGCGCTACTCCTCCGACCCACAGGCGCCGAACCAGGCTAACCTCGTCCAATCCGCCATCGATTCCGGCGTCGACGGCATCGCCGTAACCATGCCGAACGCGGGTGCCATCGGCCCAGTGGCCAAAAAGGCTTCCGAGGCTGGAATTCCCACCGTCGGCCTGAATGCCGGCATGGATGAGTATCAAAAGTACGGCATGAGCGCTTTCTTTGGTCAAGAAGAAAAGGTAGCTGGCAACAAGGCGGGTGAGCGCCTGAAATCCGAGGGCGCGAAGCACACGCTGTGCGTTATCCACGAGCAAGGCAACAAGTCCCAGGAGGACCGCTGCGCTGGTCTCAAGAAGGGGCAGGGCAGCAAGGTGGAACTGCTCTACGTCAACGGTCAGGATCTCACTGCCGCGCAGTCCACGCTGAACGCTAAGCTCGCCCAGGATAAGTCCATCGACTGGGTCATGGCGCTCCAGGCGCCCGTCGCGCTTCGCGCGGTCGACGCTATTGCCGACGCCGGTGCATCCGCCAAGGTCGCCACCTTCGATACCAACGCTGAGCTTGTCGACGCCATCGCCCAAGGCGACGTCGCCTGGGCCGTGGATCAGCAGCCTTATATGCAGGGCTACCTCGCAGTCGATGCGCTGTGGCTTGCGCACCGCAATGGTTCGACCGTCGGCGGTGGCCGCCCGGTCTATACCGGCCCATCCTTCGTTGACGAGAACAACGTTGACGTGATTTCTGAATCTGCGAAGGAAGGCCTGCGATGA
- a CDS encoding ABC transporter permease, translated as MRRPELASVLGALVIFALFMAVAPSFRSMEAFSTVLYASSTLGIVALAVGLLMIGNEFDLSSGVAVTTAALVATMLNYNLHLNSWVGAGLSLLVALSIGALNGLLVVHTKIDSFLITLAAFLMLQGLNLAVTKLITGQVATPSIADMEGFPTAQTIFAGTIHIGTLSIRSTVLWWIFFVALASFVLYKTRFGNWVFAVGGDAEAARAVGVPVRRVKVILFMLVGFAAWFVGMHTLFAFDSIQAGQGIGNEFLYIIAAVIGGCSMTGGRGTAVGTAIGAVIFGMTNQGIVYAGWNPDWFKFFLGAMLLFAVLTNSSVANFNKRK; from the coding sequence ATGCGCCGCCCCGAACTGGCCAGCGTGCTCGGCGCGCTCGTCATCTTCGCGCTGTTTATGGCAGTCGCGCCCTCGTTCCGCTCGATGGAGGCCTTCTCCACGGTGCTCTATGCCAGCTCCACGCTCGGCATCGTCGCGCTTGCCGTGGGCCTTTTGATGATTGGTAACGAGTTTGACTTATCGTCCGGCGTTGCCGTAACCACTGCGGCGCTGGTGGCCACCATGCTCAACTACAACCTGCACCTAAACTCCTGGGTGGGCGCGGGGCTCTCGCTGCTGGTCGCACTTTCCATCGGCGCCCTAAATGGCCTGCTCGTGGTGCACACGAAGATTGATTCTTTCCTTATCACTCTCGCTGCTTTCCTTATGTTGCAGGGCTTAAACCTCGCAGTAACGAAGCTGATTACCGGCCAAGTGGCCACCCCGTCCATTGCGGATATGGAGGGTTTTCCTACAGCGCAGACCATATTCGCTGGGACCATCCACATCGGTACACTCAGCATTCGCTCCACCGTCTTGTGGTGGATTTTCTTCGTGGCGCTGGCCTCCTTCGTGCTGTACAAGACCCGCTTTGGTAACTGGGTCTTTGCCGTCGGCGGCGATGCAGAAGCAGCGCGCGCAGTGGGCGTTCCGGTGCGCCGTGTGAAGGTGATTTTGTTTATGCTCGTCGGCTTCGCCGCGTGGTTCGTCGGCATGCATACCCTCTTTGCTTTCGATTCAATTCAGGCGGGTCAAGGCATTGGTAACGAATTCCTCTACATCATCGCGGCCGTCATCGGCGGCTGCTCCATGACTGGCGGACGCGGCACCGCAGTGGGCACCGCTATTGGCGCAGTCATCTTCGGCATGACCAACCAAGGCATCGTGTATGCCGGCTGGAACCCGGACTGGTTCAAGTTCTTCCTCGGCGCCATGTTGCTGTTTGCGGTGCTGACCAATAGTTCCGTGGCTAATTTCAACAAGCGAAAGTAG